The Rhodococcus triatomae genome includes a window with the following:
- a CDS encoding MBL fold metallo-hydrolase: protein MIEITGHRQREAWRDKVLPPVEQVRPGIWSIPVPMPGNPLRYVLVYALALPDGLALIDAGWDSEESWAALTAGIRATGHDVREVRYTAITHLHPDHFGLVPRLRAASGTAVAMHRSDAALLRHHDEPRAHEQQAVAAAQLHQLGAPGRVAESGMVELVRFAEGDGADILLDDGAGLHLPGWSLRAAWTPGHTPGHLCFVDDDAGLVFSGDHVLPRISPNISTIPGQLPDPLGKYLRSLDATVDFPEGEVLPSHEYRFRGLAARARDLRAHHEARLDEIRAATAAYPESTAWEITTQISWSRPFDEMTENLGRLAVRETQAHLVVLEDRGLVHRAGTRPERWHAVPARIADIATASYSSSVR, encoded by the coding sequence ATGATCGAGATCACCGGCCACCGTCAGCGAGAAGCCTGGCGCGACAAGGTACTTCCTCCGGTCGAGCAGGTACGTCCGGGGATCTGGTCCATCCCGGTCCCGATGCCGGGCAATCCGTTGCGCTACGTCCTCGTCTACGCGTTGGCACTGCCGGACGGACTCGCCCTGATCGATGCCGGATGGGACAGCGAGGAATCCTGGGCCGCGCTGACAGCGGGTATTCGTGCGACCGGCCACGACGTGCGCGAGGTCCGCTACACCGCGATCACCCACCTGCACCCCGATCACTTCGGCCTCGTACCCCGACTGCGCGCCGCGAGCGGAACGGCGGTCGCGATGCACCGTTCGGATGCTGCGCTGCTCCGGCACCACGACGAGCCGCGGGCACACGAGCAGCAGGCCGTCGCCGCCGCCCAACTGCACCAGCTGGGCGCTCCGGGGCGAGTGGCGGAATCCGGGATGGTCGAACTCGTGCGCTTCGCGGAAGGGGACGGGGCGGACATCCTGCTCGACGACGGCGCCGGGTTGCACCTGCCCGGGTGGAGCCTGCGCGCCGCGTGGACCCCCGGACACACCCCGGGCCACCTGTGCTTCGTCGACGACGACGCCGGACTCGTGTTCAGCGGTGACCATGTACTCCCGAGGATCAGCCCCAACATCTCCACGATTCCGGGCCAGTTGCCGGACCCGCTGGGCAAGTATCTGCGCTCGCTCGATGCCACCGTCGACTTCCCCGAGGGAGAAGTCCTCCCGTCGCACGAGTACCGGTTCCGCGGCCTGGCCGCCCGCGCCCGCGACCTCCGGGCGCACCACGAGGCGCGTCTCGACGAGATCCGCGCGGCCACGGCCGCGTATCCGGAGTCGACGGCGTGGGAGATCACCACGCAGATCTCGTGGTCGAGACCGTTCGATGAGATGACAGAGAATCTGGGACGCCTCGCGGTGCGGGAGACCCAGGCCCATCTCGTCGTCCTCGAGGATCGCGGTCTGGTGCACCGGGCGGGCACCCGGCCGGAGCGGTGGCACGCGGTACCGGCTCGTATCGCGGACATCGCTACTGCCTCGTACAGCAGTTCCGTACGATAG
- a CDS encoding long-chain-fatty-acid--CoA ligase, whose translation MNGLHLPDRIRRYAVDRADRPALSFRDSSWTFAELDRETNRVATALTSLAAPGSRVGALLRMQPEGAAGFIGAAKAGMVFTPLNWRLPATEIADIAVDAELSVLIAHTDFRESADAVRAALPAVQVVWVDDAHSSDSSGGGTGDAGWASFVASGSEDDPGYGTDPDTAVLQLYTSGTTGRPKGVVSTHRNLHNDDAGLRVYRWKDDSVSLDAMPLFHIAGAGWLSSSLSAGAHVVLLDNFDAAEVLGLVETHGITHAFLVPSTVRMLLDVPTLEDHDLSSLEVVFYGSSPATAALLTEAITRLGCGFVQRYGMTETTGSVSALAVEDHDPSGPRAHLLSSAGRPMPGVEIDIRDVVTGAPLPTGDTGEIVCRSRNNVSGYWKRPTETAELFTADGFLRTGDAGHLDADGYLYVTDRLKDMIISGGENVYPIEVESALVEHPAVAEAAVVGIPDAVWGEAVTAAVRLVPGALAPSAGELVDFAASRLASYKKPRHVHFVDELPRNAGGKILKRTLREQLGGRLPEEPGPGTSHRSGAHA comes from the coding sequence GTGAACGGACTGCACCTACCCGACCGGATTCGGCGCTACGCCGTGGACCGAGCCGACCGCCCCGCGCTCAGCTTCCGCGACTCGTCCTGGACCTTCGCCGAACTCGACCGGGAGACGAACCGCGTCGCGACGGCACTGACGTCGCTCGCCGCCCCGGGCAGCAGGGTGGGTGCGCTGCTCCGGATGCAACCGGAGGGCGCGGCGGGCTTCATCGGTGCGGCGAAGGCCGGGATGGTGTTCACTCCCCTCAACTGGCGGCTGCCGGCCACCGAGATCGCCGACATCGCGGTGGATGCCGAACTCTCCGTACTGATCGCCCACACCGACTTCCGGGAATCGGCCGATGCCGTCCGAGCCGCCCTCCCCGCCGTGCAGGTCGTCTGGGTCGACGACGCACACTCCAGCGACAGTTCGGGCGGCGGGACCGGTGATGCCGGGTGGGCCTCGTTCGTCGCCTCCGGGTCGGAGGACGATCCCGGGTACGGCACCGATCCCGACACTGCCGTCCTGCAGCTGTACACGTCCGGCACCACGGGGCGGCCCAAGGGCGTGGTGTCGACGCACCGCAACCTCCACAACGACGACGCGGGGCTACGGGTCTACCGATGGAAGGACGACTCCGTCTCACTCGACGCGATGCCGCTGTTCCACATCGCGGGCGCCGGGTGGCTCTCCTCGAGCCTGTCGGCCGGCGCCCACGTGGTGCTGCTCGACAACTTCGATGCCGCGGAGGTCCTGGGACTCGTCGAGACCCACGGAATCACGCACGCGTTCCTGGTGCCGTCGACGGTGCGCATGCTTCTCGACGTCCCGACTCTCGAGGACCACGACCTGAGCAGCCTCGAGGTGGTGTTCTACGGCTCGTCGCCCGCGACGGCGGCACTGCTCACCGAGGCGATCACCCGGCTGGGGTGCGGATTCGTCCAGCGCTACGGGATGACCGAGACGACGGGCTCCGTCTCCGCGCTCGCGGTGGAGGACCACGACCCGAGCGGCCCACGGGCGCACCTGCTCAGCTCCGCGGGAAGGCCGATGCCAGGCGTCGAGATCGACATCCGGGACGTGGTCACCGGTGCGCCCCTGCCGACGGGAGACACCGGTGAGATCGTCTGCCGCTCCCGCAACAACGTCTCCGGATACTGGAAGCGTCCGACGGAGACGGCGGAGTTGTTCACGGCCGACGGGTTCCTGCGCACCGGCGATGCCGGTCATCTCGATGCGGACGGATATCTCTACGTCACGGACCGCCTCAAGGACATGATCATCTCGGGTGGGGAGAACGTCTACCCGATCGAGGTGGAATCGGCCCTCGTCGAGCATCCCGCAGTCGCGGAGGCGGCCGTGGTCGGTATTCCCGACGCGGTGTGGGGCGAAGCCGTCACCGCGGCCGTGCGACTCGTGCCCGGGGCGCTCGCCCCGAGTGCGGGGGAGCTGGTGGACTTCGCCGCATCACGACTCGCGTCCTACAAGAAGCCCCGGCACGTGCACTTCGTCGACGAACTGCCCCGCAACGCGGGCGGCAAGATCCTCAAACGCACCTTGCGGGAACAACTCGGCGGCCGGCTCCCGGAGGAGCCGGGGCCCGGGACCTCGCACCGATCGGGAGCCCACGCATGA